The following are from one region of the Nymphaea colorata isolate Beijing-Zhang1983 chromosome 7, ASM883128v2, whole genome shotgun sequence genome:
- the LOC116257662 gene encoding bidirectional sugar transporter SWEET2a — MISSVNESCCFAAGVLGNLFAFVLFASPFPTFRRIIRNGSTEHFSGLPYIYSLLNCLICLWYGLPFIRPGIILVATVNSVGACFHLVYISLYITYADNKKKLKMSALLITVLGIFAAIAVISLECFSSSARQIFVGYLTVASLISMFASPLFIINLVIRTKSVEFMPFYLSLATFLMSFSFFMYGFLERDAFIYVPNGIGTLLGIAQLVIYVYYSRQSRKDVRTPLLVSHQ; from the exons ATGATTTCTTCGGTTAATGAATCTTGCTGCTTTGCAGCAGGAGTATTAG GGAACCTCTTTGCATTTGTGCTATTCGCATCTCCCTT TCCAACATTCAGGCGGATCATCAGAAATGGATCAACAGAGCATTTCTCTGGTTTGCCTTATATTTATTCGCTCTTGAACTGTTTGATATGTCTCTGGTATGGACTTCCCTTCATAAGGCCTGGAATCATTTTGGTCGCCACTGTCAATTCAGTAGGCGCATGTTTTCATTTGGTGTACATATCCTTGTACATTACATATGCGGATAATAAAAAGAAG CTGAAGATGTCGGCTCTGTTGATTACGGTACTTGGGATATTTGCGGCTATAGCAGTTATTAGTTTGGAGTGTTTTAGCTCCTCAGCTCGTCAGATTTTTGTTGGTTACCTGACAGTTGCTTCACTTATATCAATGTTTGCTTCCCCACTGTTCATAATT AACTTGGTGATAAGAACGAAGAGTGTTGAGTTCATgcctttctatctctctcttgccACTTTCTTGATGAGCTTTTCATTCTTCATGTATGGGTTTTTGGAGCGTGATGCCTTTATTTAT gtcCCAAATGGGATTGGCACATTGTTGGGAATAGCACAACTGGTTATTTACGTATATTATAGCAGACAGTCAAGAAAAGATGTGAGAACCCCGTTGCTGGTCTCACATCAATGA